From one Flavobacterium kingsejongi genomic stretch:
- a CDS encoding SDR family oxidoreductase, whose product MDIKEAKVIITGGSTGIGYETAKLLVSKGASVVICSRNQAVIEKAAQEIGAIGLAADISIEADVQALFTAASEKLGGLNVVINNAGIGYIGSLVETSVDNFTKIWETNVKGAFLVGREAANHFILQRSGNIVNIASTAGQKGFAGGTAYCASKFAVSAMTESWRAELRKDNIRVMQVNPSEVVTPFIEKCGFEPTNVASKLKPSEIAHTIVAMLEMNDIGFITDATVWATNP is encoded by the coding sequence ATGGATATCAAAGAAGCAAAAGTAATTATAACCGGTGGGAGTACCGGAATAGGCTATGAGACAGCAAAATTATTGGTGAGCAAAGGGGCTTCCGTAGTCATTTGTTCCCGTAATCAGGCAGTAATTGAAAAGGCAGCACAGGAAATAGGTGCGATAGGCCTGGCGGCAGATATTTCTATTGAAGCGGATGTACAGGCTTTATTCACTGCTGCGTCCGAGAAATTAGGTGGACTGAATGTCGTAATCAATAATGCCGGAATTGGCTATATTGGATCGCTGGTGGAAACCTCTGTGGACAACTTTACCAAAATTTGGGAAACCAATGTCAAAGGTGCTTTTTTAGTAGGTCGGGAAGCGGCTAACCATTTTATTCTGCAGCGTAGTGGGAATATTGTAAATATAGCTTCTACGGCAGGGCAAAAAGGATTTGCTGGCGGCACTGCTTATTGTGCGAGTAAATTTGCCGTATCGGCGATGACCGAAAGCTGGCGTGCTGAATTGCGTAAAGATAATATCCGGGTGATGCAGGTAAACCCGAGTGAAGTGGTAACACCTTTCATTGAAAAATGTGGTTTCGAACCGACGAACGTAGCCTCCAAATTAAAACCTTCCGAGATTGCCCATACCATTGTAGCCATGTTAGAAATGAATGATATCGGTTTTATTACCGATGCCACTGTTTGGGCGACCAATCCGTAA